From Halotia branconii CENA392, the proteins below share one genomic window:
- a CDS encoding mechanosensitive ion channel encodes MNTTWPGITQLIDSGLSMRVQQFLAQSPSMQLDQSRANQGIDYVQGTIQQIILFMPRLLGAVAILLVGWLIAAIAAAVTRGILNRTNIDNRIASGITGRGSSGELPQVEKLISGLVFWSVILLTVVAVLQTLQLEVASRPLNNFLDQLVGFLPRFVGAAIWLGVAWLVATIVKLVTISGLQAVRLDERLNQETQDTTPNQVSLSETIGNALYWFIFLLFLIPILDTLGLQQALLPVQVLITQILSILPNILAATLIATVGWFIATVVRRIVTNLLATTGIDHLGSRFGLSSSAGVQSLSNIIGTIVYILILIPIAIAALNALRIEAISVPAIAMLQQILNALPAIFTAIAILIVAYFLGRFVAELVTSILTSIGFNNIFSILGLPTPVRRTVIPAEPTPSTPTTRTPSEIAGIIVLVGIMLFAALAAVDILNIPALTTLVAGILIILGRILAGLIVFAIGLFLANLAFSVITSSGNPQARILGQVARVAIIALVSAMALQQVGVASDIVNLAFGLLLGAIAVAIALAFGLGGRDIAHEQVREWLNSFKSRG; translated from the coding sequence ATGAACACAACTTGGCCAGGAATAACCCAGTTGATAGACAGTGGTTTATCGATGAGGGTACAGCAATTTTTGGCACAATCGCCAAGTATGCAACTGGATCAATCAAGAGCAAACCAAGGAATCGATTATGTGCAAGGAACCATTCAACAGATAATTCTGTTTATGCCCCGTTTATTAGGGGCTGTAGCAATTTTACTAGTTGGTTGGTTAATAGCAGCGATCGCCGCAGCAGTCACACGAGGTATCCTAAATCGCACTAATATAGATAACCGCATCGCCTCTGGAATCACAGGCCGCGGCAGCAGTGGAGAACTTCCCCAAGTAGAGAAACTCATCTCCGGTTTAGTATTTTGGAGTGTTATTCTGTTGACGGTTGTAGCTGTTTTACAGACACTACAACTGGAAGTAGCCTCTCGACCTCTGAATAATTTTCTCGATCAACTTGTTGGCTTCTTACCCAGGTTCGTAGGTGCAGCAATTTGGTTGGGAGTTGCTTGGTTAGTCGCAACTATTGTCAAGCTAGTGACTATCAGCGGTCTACAAGCAGTTAGATTAGATGAACGTCTCAATCAAGAAACACAAGACACTACTCCTAATCAGGTGTCTTTGAGCGAGACAATTGGTAATGCCTTGTATTGGTTCATCTTTTTATTGTTTCTAATCCCGATATTAGATACTCTGGGACTGCAACAGGCATTACTACCAGTACAAGTTCTAATTACCCAGATTCTCTCAATTCTGCCCAACATTCTAGCGGCGACGCTAATTGCTACAGTGGGCTGGTTCATAGCTACTGTGGTGCGGCGAATTGTTACCAATTTATTAGCAACAACTGGAATTGACCATTTAGGAAGTCGCTTTGGACTTTCCTCGTCTGCTGGAGTGCAATCTTTGTCGAATATTATAGGCACAATTGTCTATATTTTGATTTTGATTCCAATCGCGATCGCTGCTCTTAATGCCTTGAGAATTGAGGCAATTTCAGTGCCAGCGATCGCTATGTTACAGCAGATTCTCAACGCCTTACCCGCTATCTTTACAGCCATAGCAATTTTAATCGTTGCCTATTTCTTAGGTCGGTTTGTAGCGGAGTTAGTGACTAGTATCCTGACTAGTATAGGTTTCAACAATATCTTCTCTATATTGGGTCTGCCAACACCTGTTAGACGAACTGTCATTCCAGCAGAACCAACGCCATCTACGCCGACAACTCGGACACCCTCGGAAATTGCTGGCATTATTGTTTTAGTCGGTATCATGCTGTTTGCAGCTTTGGCTGCGGTTGATATCCTGAATATTCCAGCCTTAACAACTTTGGTAGCTGGCATTCTCATCATTTTGGGACGAATTTTAGCAGGATTGATAGTTTTTGCCATTGGTTTGTTCTTGGCAAATCTTGCCTTTAGTGTGATTACTAGTTCTGGTAATCCCCAAGCAAGAATTTTAGGTCAAGTAGCACGGGTGGCAATTATTGCTTTAGTCTCAGCAATGGCATTGCAACAAGTTGGCGTAGCTAGTGATATTGTAAATTTAGCTTTTGGATTGTTACTAGGTGCGATCGCTGTTGCTATTGCTCTAGCTTTTGGTCTAGGTGGACGCGATATTGCCCACGAGCAAGTTAGAGAGTGGCTCAACTCCTTTAAAAGCAGAGGTTAA
- the eno gene encoding phosphopyruvate hydratase produces MNNILDTAIEAIAAREILDSRGRPTIEAEVHLANGVVGLAQVPSGASTGSFEAHELRDGDKNRYGGKGVLQAVKNVQQAIAPKLLGLDALDQELIDRTMIFLDGSANKSNLGANAILAVSLAAAKAGAESLAIPLYRYLGSPLANLLPVPLMNVINGGAHASNNVDFQEFMIVPIGAPSFKEALRWGAEVFATLSKVLDDKGLLTGVGDEGGFAPNLESNQVALELLVAAIEKAGYKPGSQVALALDVAASEFYKNGQYVYDGKPHAPAEFIDYLGQLVEQYPIVSIEDGLHEEDWSSWQLLTQKLGSRVQLVGDDLFVTNATRLQKGIQEKAGNSILIKLNQIGSLTETLETIDLATRNGFRSVISHRSGETEDTTIADLAVATRAGQIKTGSLCRSERVAKYNRLLRIEDELGDRAVYAGTVGLGPK; encoded by the coding sequence ATGAATAATATTCTAGATACTGCCATTGAAGCGATCGCAGCCCGCGAAATTTTGGACTCGCGGGGTAGACCGACAATTGAAGCCGAAGTACATTTAGCTAACGGTGTTGTGGGACTAGCACAGGTTCCCAGTGGTGCTTCGACTGGCTCTTTTGAGGCGCATGAACTACGTGATGGCGATAAAAACCGTTATGGGGGCAAAGGGGTACTTCAAGCGGTCAAGAACGTCCAACAGGCAATTGCTCCAAAGTTATTAGGCTTGGATGCCCTTGACCAAGAACTAATCGACCGCACCATGATTTTTCTCGATGGTTCGGCAAATAAATCAAATTTAGGGGCTAATGCAATTTTGGCGGTTTCTTTAGCAGCGGCTAAAGCTGGGGCTGAATCTTTGGCAATTCCTCTATATCGTTATTTGGGTAGCCCTTTAGCGAATTTGTTACCAGTACCGTTGATGAATGTGATTAACGGTGGGGCGCACGCGTCAAACAACGTGGATTTTCAAGAATTTATGATTGTTCCCATCGGCGCGCCTTCTTTTAAAGAAGCATTGCGTTGGGGTGCAGAAGTGTTTGCCACTCTTAGCAAAGTCTTGGATGATAAAGGTTTACTGACTGGCGTAGGTGATGAAGGCGGCTTTGCTCCTAATTTGGAATCTAATCAGGTAGCTTTAGAATTATTGGTGGCTGCCATTGAAAAAGCTGGTTACAAACCAGGGTCACAAGTGGCTTTGGCGTTGGATGTAGCAGCTAGTGAGTTTTACAAAAATGGGCAGTATGTCTATGATGGTAAGCCTCATGCCCCCGCTGAGTTTATTGATTACTTAGGGCAATTGGTTGAACAGTATCCCATTGTCTCAATTGAGGATGGGTTACACGAGGAAGATTGGTCAAGTTGGCAACTGCTTACCCAGAAGTTAGGTTCGCGGGTGCAGTTGGTAGGGGATGATTTATTTGTGACTAATGCCACTCGTTTACAAAAAGGTATCCAAGAGAAAGCAGGTAATTCCATTTTGATTAAACTCAATCAAATTGGTTCTTTAACGGAAACCTTAGAAACAATTGACTTAGCAACCCGTAACGGTTTTCGGTCAGTAATTAGCCATCGTTCTGGTGAAACAGAAGATACCACGATCGCTGATTTAGCTGTAGCCACCCGCGCCGGTCAAATTAAAACTGGTTCACTTTGTCGCAGCGAACGAGTTGCAAAATATAATCGTTTACTACGAATTGAAGATGAACTAGGCGATCGCGCCGTTTATGCTGGGACTGTAGGTTTAGGGCCAAAGTAG